In Procambarus clarkii isolate CNS0578487 chromosome 13, FALCON_Pclarkii_2.0, whole genome shotgun sequence, the genomic stretch TAGGCCCACTGATAGTGATAATAGGCCCACTGATAGTGATAATAGGCCCATTGATGGTGATAATAGGCCCATTGATGATGGTGATAAAAGTGATTTTGACAGTCTGGCGAAGAGAGTATGAGAAAATTACGTACCTtaaagttaccttgaggtgatttcggggcttagcgtcctcgcggcccggtcgtcgaccaggcctggcTGTACGTTCTGTAATCTTAAAACCAAATTAACAATTCCTGAGTTGTATCAATGATTTTACCCCGAATCTTCTCCGTATTTCTAATATTCATTGTTTACTTGAGAAGGAAAGTTGAAAATGAAACACCGTAGAATATTTTTACGGTGTGTTGTCTGACGTTAAGTGTTGCGTTTCGTTGAGTCTGTCAACATCTTGAGAGGCAACGAGGAAGTGGCTTCAAGTTACCTGGACCTCTAAAAACGTGTATCGTGATGATGGTCAGGTTAGGCCGTTCACGCAGCCAATGATGGCTGGGCCAGTGTGAGCTGATGATTTGCCTTGGTCTTGAGGATTGGTTGAATATACCTGAGTGTGAGCTGCCTATTGGTAGCTGGTCGAGGCTGTTTGACTTGTAGTGCTTTGTCTATGTCTGatcttctattgtcattgtatctGCCGATTATTGCTGTGTTGTTGGTCAGGATATATCTGGCTCTACACACACGAGccagatatagcttacacatggtCGGTtgtaagtccattccatccaacggtcgatcccaaaaactcattcataaattttaaaatGTTGTTCATTCGAaaaaggaattttctcaaatataaattaatatcattTTATATTactatattgtacatatttaggcactggttaggttaggtgtttaggttctgttggcgattatttgtatttgtagtacgtgggtgaagcatttacagcgttgtggttcgaacaaaattcgtcagtgaagcacttgttccagaagtgttcggacttcatcagttgtgagtcgtgtgtaaatcgtttttcattcataaacagctggggtttggcgggtgcatggaatggacttttgggtctttgtttatagGACGGGCTGCAGGAACGTGAGGATTGTGAGTGGATCTTCAGTGTGAGAGTTGTGAGTGGATGACGGATCGTCATTGTGAGAGTTGAGGGTGCATCGTACCGTATGAAGATTGTTAGTGGATCATCAATGAATTGTAATGATCCATTCACAGTAGTTGTGAATGGTAGCTATAAATATGttttatgttgtgatcatgtcctcaCTGTGCCCTCGTTTCTCCAGGGATGTGAGATTTAgttatgtctcaaaggatgtaagATTTAATTATGTGTGCCTCGTCGTTTCTTTAAGGATGTGAGATTTAGTTACTAAAGGGCTCATCGTTTCCCCAAGGATGTGAGATTTAATTACTAAATGCCTCGTCGTTTCTCCAAGGATGTGTGATTTAGTTACTAAATGCCTCGTCGTTTCTCCAAGGATGTGTGATTTAGTTACAAATGGCTCGTCGTTTCTCCAAGAATGTGAGAATTAGTTACTAAATGCCTCGTCGTTTCTCCAAGGATGTGAGATTTAGTTACTAAATGCCTCGTCGTTTCTCCAAGGATGTGAGATTTAGTTACTAAATGCCTCATCGTTTCTCCAAGGATGTGAGAATTAGTTACTAAATGCCTCGTCGTTTCTCCAAGGATGTGAGATTTAGTTACAAAATGCCTCGTCGTTTCTCCAAGGATGTGAGAATTAGTTACTAAATGCCTCGTCGTTTCTCCAAGGATGTGAGATTTAGTTACTAAATGCCTCATCGTTTCTCCAAGGATGTGAGAATTAGTTACTAAATGCCTCGTCGTTTCTCCAAGGATGTGAGATTTAGTTACTAAATGCCTCATCGTTTCTCCAAGGATGTGAGAATTAGTTACTAAATGCCTCGTCGTTTCTCCAAGGATGTGAGATTTAGTTACTAAATGCCTCATCGTTTCTCCAAGGATGTGAGAATTAGTTACTAAATGCCTCGTCGTTTCTCCAAGGATGTGAGATTTAGTTACTAAATGCCTCGTCGTTTCTCCAAGGATGTGAGATTTAGTTACTAAATGCCTCATCGTTTCTCCAAGGATGTGAGAATTAGTTACTAAATGCCTCGTCGTTTCTCCAAGGATGTGAGATTTAGTTACTAAATGCCTCATCGTTTCTCCAAGGATGTGAGAATTAGTTACTAAATGCCTCGTCGTTTCTCCAAGGATGTGAGATTTAATTACTAAATGCCTCATCGTTTCTCCAAGGATGTGAGAATTAGTTACTAAATGCCTCGTCGTTTCTCCAAGGATGTGAGATTTAGTTATGTCCGCCCCATTCCCGCTGGCGGATGCCATAAGGGAAGCAAAACTCGAGAGAAAGGCAGCGTACGTGTCTAAAAATTTAAAACAGTAAATCTACGACGCAGCAAAACGAACGCCTTGTGATGCCCGAACGCAATGTTGA encodes the following:
- the LOC138364380 gene encoding uncharacterized protein: MASASGNGADITKSHILGETTRHLVTNSHILGETMRHLVIKSHILGETTRHLVTNSHILGETMRHLVTKSHILGETTRHLVTNSHILGETMRHLVTKSHILGETTRHLVTKSHILGETTRHLVTNSHILGETMRHLVTKSHILGETTRHLVTNSHILGETMRHLVTKSHILGETTRHLVTNSHILGETMRHLVTKSHILGETTRHLVTNSHILGETTRHFVTKSHILGETTRHLVTNSHILGETMRHLVTKSHILGETTRHLVTKSHILGETTRHLVTNSHILGETTSHL